The sequence caccgcatccgacgacggtgccatcacgtcgtctagctcatcgtccacctgaagcccaacctgccacgtaagtcgttactgatcggccatgaattcttgtgcgctgggacgacgatagttgctgacgttgtgtgagtgtcctcaaacatgatgtatgtagaggagtagcgcatacTATGGTGTAATGGCCAGGTGTACTATCTCGCTAATGAGCCTGTGGTGCACTTCGTCTGGCAGTCCAGCCAAGAGTCGTCAAGACTAGCTATGTCGCACGCGTTCGATGACTACTATATGaaggactgtggcgtcatctcggcgcCGGAAGTGACacggaggaggaccgacaacaataaccagtttgtcatcctcgccgccgtcggggtagcttttgtgtcggcttgcctttaattctcttcgtaaacacacacacttgcctttttgtttaagcaagcgcgtATGGTGGTGTCTGCTtgatgactgacgatgtacgagAGAACTTTTTCCGGTAGGTGTGGGACGTACTCTCCAACGacgagaccatgcaaatcatgacatatattggagtatgcatgatactgatggttgcaatgcagtgatgaaacaactagattaaaataacaaaatttatgtatggcctgaatcacaaatgaattatgaaatattttcttataacagtaaaacacattttatatataagttatcattgTATTATATGTCTCCGTTACAACGTACGGTCACTCACTTATTTCATCATATAAATGTTGTGGAAATACCCATGCTAGGTTGATTTTATGGTTATAGAGAAAGAGAGTAAGAAACGATGATATATGTCATATGATAGATATATGTCATAACACCAATTGAAAAAAAAAGATAACATCAATTAAAATATTTATCCAACATTCGTTGAGATGATTCTTACATGTTTAATAAAGATATCTAGAGACACCAGTGCATAGATGCTAAAAGACGCAATAAGCAAAGCACTGTTAGTCTGTTACAGGCGGCCGCAGTCGTAGTTGGTGTGGCCGAGTGCCTTGGTGCCGAGGAGAGCCAGGATGGCCATGCAGGCGAGCTTCGTGGCCATCGACTTGGCTCGCAGCAGCTCCCCCATGACGAAGGCCTCCAACGACAGCCTCGCCACCCTCAGCCTCCTCTCCCTGACGTACTCCCGGATCGCCGTCGCCGCACCGAGAAGAAACGGCTCGTCGTCGCCGTCATCACggcccccggcggcggcggcccgcGCTCGCGCCAGCGACCGGGCGAGCACGAGGGCGTCCTCcagcgccgccgagccgccctggCCGATGTACGACCCCATGGCGTGCATGGCGTCGCCGGCCACCGTCACGGCGCCCTTCCGGAAGGCGGCGAGCGCGACCTGCCACGGCGGGCGGTACCACACCCTGGTGACCACATTCAGCGAGTCGGGGTCGGCGTCCCGCACCATCTCGACGACCTCGGCGGGGCACCGCTGGTCTCGCAGCTTCTGCAGCACGGCATGCCTCGTGTCGCGCGCGTCGACcaccctgctgctgctgctggtggcaGCAGAAGGGACGTGGCAGGCCACGAAGAAGCTGACTCGGGTGTCGGTCATGGGCGAGCGCCCGACGAAGAAGCGCCTGCCCCTCAGGCGCAGGAAACGGTCTCCGAAGGGGTGCCCGTGCCGGTACGTCGTGAACCCACGCAGATACGTGCGCGGAGGAGTCGGTTTGGACGGGGACATGCCTAGGTACTTCGCCACCACCGAGTTGGAGCCGTCACAGCCAATCAGCACCTGCAAGACAAAAGAACGAACACAGATTAAGGGATGGATTAAAAATGGATCTTGTCTGTCTGTAGAATGTAAGGATATGAGACTAAGATCGATTCGACGCTACCTTGGCTCTgatgacgccgccgccgccgccgccggccggtgtAGTAGTAAGGACCACGCCGGGATCCGACGGGTGGATGGCCGTGACGTGGCAGCCCAGACGGATCGCTCCTGCGGGTATGTCCTTGGCCATCGTCTCCAGCAGGTCCTTCCTCTTCAGCCACCGGAGCTCCTTCCTAGCCCAAGGCCCAAGTGACAGAGAGATCAAAATCAATGACAGTCGCTTCGGCCTTATATATATTGCTGGGACAGTCACTGGTTAATTAGTGGTTAGTACCTGACGGGTGTCAGGGTGCTCTTCTTTTCGTCCTGCCACACGTCGTGGAACCTGGAAACAATTGGGCAAGCTACGCTGGTTCTGAATCTGATCTGGTGGCATTTGGTATGAAATCAAGGGCATTCTCAAACGTATGAAGCTAACCAATCCCAACATGCATGGAGCATTGAGGAGAGTCATCGTCAGAATCAAGGACTTGGCATTCTATGCTAGTATTCAGAACATATCGATTTCCAAGCAGGTGAAAATTCGGGAAGCTAGAAACATACGCGGTGACAAGGTTGGCAGTCTCCCGGAGCTCTGCGGCGACCCCGAGCTGCTCCAGAACGCGCCATCCGTTGACATGGACGCCGATGGAGCCGCCATCTACTCTCAGAGCCTCCGACTTCTCCAGCACAAGGCTCGCGATTCCTTTCCTGGACGCGAATTAACCAGCAGCAGCACATAACTTCAGAAACCGAAACTCGAATGCATGGGAACTAAAGCGGCCAGCCACAGCCATGGCATGGATGTTACCTACCGGTGGAGTGCAAGAGCGGTGGCGAGGCCGCAGATGCCGCCGCCTACGATGACGATGCCATGGGATTCCTCCATGCTGCTACTGGAGCTGGTGCCCGGATGAGAGGACGCCGCGTACATCTTGCTGTTGGCGCTTCTGACTTGGAATCCTTGTTGGTGAAGGGGTGGGGCCAAGGCCAACCACCGTGTGTGTGTGTCAGTGTGCTGTGCGTCCCGCGCCAGCTCAAAAGTCAAAAGAAATGTTGCATGTGCACAAGCAAAGCCGCGGGTCGTGCTTATAGTGCGGTGCGAGCACAGTTAGGTCCAGCACGATTAGCTAgcgggccgtgccgtgccggcccACGAAACCCAAGTGAGGTCTAAACATAGCCCGCTAGGTTAATAATCGTGTCGAGCCGGCTCACGGCCCAACGGGTCTAACGGGACATAACAATATATGACGTTTAAATAATAAAAATATCATAAAACTATGTATTTTTAGGATTTAAACCATATTTATTACCTCTAAACATTTATTTACACTTATATAACCAACAAAAACACATGTTTCTTGTGTTTTAGACTCTATattcaagtataatatatgtatttatatgaaaaatagaaaaaaaataaaatcgAGTCGTGCCGGGCCTAGCCCGTCGTGCCACGCCTTCGGTCTAGGCCCGATGACCAGGCCGGCACGGGTCCGACTACGTGTCGTACCGGGCTAAACCCGTGTCGGGTTTCGAACCGCCCGGCATGTCCGGTCCGTTTAGACATCTATAATCGTGCTAATTGTCTACCCGTGAACGTCCGACTACTGCTGCGGTGAGCTGCCTTGTCTCTGGAccacctagagatggcaatgggtaaaaacccgctgggtattacttgcccaaacccgtacccacgaAGAAAAAACACGCCCGCTAAAAAACCCATACCCgtgacgggtataaaattttgcccaaacccatacccatgcgggtttcgggtacccaacgggtttcccatacccactaacatcaacataaaaaataattcatcatgtaaatgacaatcaatacattaataagctagcataaaaggaacaagtgataactaattttagcctacaaattgttacatgaagtttatttcaattagaacttattcaattaataatattatgagacatatttataagtaatgttgattttaaggcgggttttaaaaacccatgggtttgcgggtatgggtagtggaagaacaaacccatgcccacgtacccgttgggtttccatttgaacccattaacaaacccatgggtagagaaattgacctaaacccataccctaatagagcaaaaacccaccgggtttcgggtagcaggtacccattgccatctctaggacCACCCAAGGCGGCGTTGTGCTTTGTATCAGTGGTCTTCAAATTTAGTATGTTGTGTCAATTGAGTACTCAAACTCTATAAATAATAAACTCAACTCAGTGGCCCATACACAATCGTCCAAAACTGGGTTGCTCGAACCGTATACCGACATAGTTATTTCACTTTAGCTCGGAAGACACAATTCTAAGGCATATGGCCTCGTGTCTTCACCtaatatctatatatatatatactaataTTAATTATTAAAAACCTAATATGGACAGCTAATGCTAACACGACTTCATCTTCCATGCTACAATACCGCGCTAAAAATAGTGCAAAGCGAACACTCGAACCACAACTGCTTGCTCCAAACATTTGGAGGTAACCAGCAGACCACACATACCTTAAGGTCCGTTTAGTTGGGGTGTGGATGTGGAAAAAACTGTTGTGTGCTGTGAGTTGTTAAAAAACtaaaaaaccgtttggtggaaccATTAAAAGCTGTTAAAAGTTATTCGATATATATTTTCACAAATTCATTCAAAAGCTACCAAAAGCATGTCCTGGGGTGTTTTCAATTTTGCATTGCGAGAAAGTCGGTTTTCAAAAAAAGCTAATTCCTGGATCCAGTCATTTGGTTTGGCTTTTAACTTTTAAAGGGTAAAGATAAAGCCAAAAGTTAAACCAAACACACTCTTATTGTTTAGCTATACTTCTATACTAATTTATTAAAAACTTAACGTCACTCCTGCATCCAGCACCCACAAAAATATATTTATAGCCTAGACACCTCTCATGCTACTTCATCTTGTGTCAACCTACGAGCACGTACGTACTGTTAAATTATGAGTCGATTTGTCAAAATATttagaaagaaaaataaaagatgGGCACAACCCAGACGTCTCTTTACCCTAACCGACAGCAGCCGCCGTTTCTTCATCTTCCTCGCAGCGGCGGCTCTCCGTCTTCCGCTCCTCCCTCCCACGACACGCGCTCGGCACGCAGGCGACGGCGGCAGCGCTCAGGCTCGGGCTCTCAGCGACGGTGGGGCAGTCCCAGACTCGGCGGCGGCGTCAGCGGCTCCCCCTCCCGAATCTCGCCAATCGCCTTGCGCCCTCGCCTCCGGTCCTCCGCCCAACGGCCGGCGACCCTGCGTGCGCGCTTCCCGCTCCCCTGCCGCCTCCGGTGGACCGTAGACGGCGCTCGACCCCGGCGGCTGCACTGCGCGCCGCGTGCGACCGGCGGGCAGCGGGATCCAGCTGCTGCTGCTCCACCTAGGCGGCTGCGCCGATTTGGTAGCGCTTATGCCCCAAACGAAGTGTTACCCGTCCGCTTAGGGCTGAAGCGTGCGCTTAGTGACGCTTTTTAGAACCTAGGCAATTAATCAGTTTGGGGTTCTCATATATCTCTTTGGAGATGCATCCACATCTGACTTTACATAGGCATCCTATGTGTGCCGAGGTAACTTgctattattttttttattttgtcctgGCCTTCTTCATATATATGTTGTTGCACTACTTTAGTAAAACTTACAATTATGATGTACTTGTCCAGATTATTGAAGAATTCCAGAAGTGCCATCTGGATCACCCTGTCAAGAAGTTCTTCGGAGAGTGCACAGACCTTAAAATCAAGCTAGATCGCTGCTTCCGACAGGAGGTGAGTGGTTATCATCCCTTGTTTCTATTTTGTTATCCTCTAAACCACAACATGGTAAATAAACCTCCTTCTTCTAAATGTCATGTTACTGTACTTAAAACCAGAAAGCTTTGAAGAGAAAGGCAAACTTTGAAGAGAGCAAGAGATTTAAAGAACAGTTGAAGGCTTACAAAAGGGAAATTGCAGAGAAAAGCGAGGAATGATAACTTGGAACGGAGGACAAGGCCGTAGAGGCTCTTAATCTGTGATGACCTGCCCTTGATTTTGTGAAGGATCTGTCGAGTGTTTTTGAATATAATGTTTCTAAAAAATATTATACTCTTTTCCTAGTAGCAGCTAAACTTTAACAGCTTAAAGTTTCTTCCATGACTACCGAATATGTTTCCAATTTGTTCATGCATGCGTGCAGGAGTCCTCTGTATCAAATTTGGACAACCCACTCTTGTTGCCTAGTATAAGCAGTTTATTGGCGAGTTCCTTTTATTTATGCTATTTATTCTATGTTGATGTAATGGGTATAACATTTGAATTTATAAATCCAAATAAATTGTTCTGTAGACCTGCTTAGTGTAACACACCTAGATGTGTTTTAGCTATTGTAGGAATCGTCCGCTTTCCATTACCAATTTATAATGTGAGAGAATTGTTCCTGTTGAATGAAGAATAGAAGGTATTTCTTTTTTCAGGTCACTGAGATCTGAATAAAATTGTGCAGGCTACTTAGCACCCGCTTTGTAAATTATCAGGGAAAAATTCCTGGTATGGCATCACATTTTATACTCATTTTTTGTGTGCCACTGAGTGGCATATAGGTACATTTTTTGTGTGTATGACATGTGGGTTTTTCCCCTGATTTGACAGCAAACCCCTTTAAAAGTTCTGCTTTACTCACACCAGATGAGTAGATGTAGATTAACAGATCAATTTGACCGGTGTAACTGGGAAATTGAgtcatcacacaaaagcatctgaGGTAGTTAAGGTGGTCAGTGATAAAGTTTTGATTCGTTGCATCCTGGGTGATTTTTTTTTGTACTTACGACCTGTTTCTCTCGTTTATCCATCTTGTCAACCTCTTAGGCTCTTACTATAGTATGTAGTTGGTGGCTTGGTGCTATTCCCATGCCAAAGTTATAGCCATGATATAACAGCTAATAAATATTATGCATAATTCCGATGCTTTCAGAGTCTGAATCAATTAGTTGATATATTGGAATACCTTTTTGTTATGGTTGCCTCAATTCTTTGACACATATTTTCATGTTGCTGTTGTCAATCCCTTGGAGATGCTTGCTCTTGCAAAAGACCAAGTAATGAAAAAATGCTGGGAACCCAGCCTCCAAAAAGTTGATTCCTATGATCGTTTCTGTCTCTAATATAGACCGGATTGATGCCTTTTCCAGCAGAGTATTTTACATTCATGAGTTGGCCAGATTGCCATGTCTGAGGTGCTGTTGATCCTTGTTATT is a genomic window of Zea mays cultivar B73 chromosome 5, Zm-B73-REFERENCE-NAM-5.0, whole genome shotgun sequence containing:
- the LOC103627302 gene encoding monooxygenase 1 isoform X6, which codes for MARSGAARGRRRAPGDCQPCHRVPRRVAGRKEEHPDTRQELRWLKRKDLLETMAKDIPAGAIRLGCHVTAIHPSDPGVVLTTTPAGGGGGGVIRAKVLIGCDGSNSVVAKYLGMSPSKPTPPRTYLRGFTTYRHGHPFGDRFLRLRGRRFFVGRSPMTDTRVSFFVACHVPSAATSSSSRVVDARDTRHAVLQKLRDQRCPAEVVEMVRDADPDSLNVVTRVWYRPPWQVALAAFRKGAVTVAGDAMHAMGSYIGQGGSAALEDALVLARSLARARAAAAGGRDDGDDEPFLLGAATAIREYVRERRLRVARLSLEAFVMGELLRAKSMATKLACMAILALLGTKALGHTNYDCGRL
- the LOC100383795 gene encoding uncharacterized protein LOC100383795, coding for MHPHLTLHRHPMCAEIIEEFQKCHLDHPVKKFFGECTDLKIKLDRCFRQEKALKRKANFEESKRFKEQLKAYKREIAEKSEE
- the LOC103627302 gene encoding monooxygenase 1 isoform X3, producing the protein MYAASSHPGTSSSSSMEESHGIVIVGGGICGLATALALHRKGIASLVLEKSEALRVDGGSIGVHVNGWRVLEQLGVAAELRETANLVTAFHDVWQDEKKSTLTPVRKELRWLKRKDLLETMAKDIPAGAIRLGCHVTAIHPSDPGVVLTTTPAGGGGGGVIRAKVLIGCDGSNSVVAKYLGMSPSKPTPPRTYLRGFTTYRHGHPFGDRFLRLRGRRFFVGRSPMTDTRVSFFVACHVPSAATSSSSRVVDARDTRHAVLQKLRDQRCPAEVVEMVRDADPDSLNVVTRVWYRPPWQVALAAFRKGAVTVAGDAMHAMGSYIGQGGSAALEDALVLARSLARARAAAAGGRDDGDDEPFLLGAATAIREYVRERRLRVARLSLEAFVMGELLRAKSMATKLACMAILALLGTKALGHTNYDCGRL
- the LOC103627302 gene encoding monooxygenase 1 isoform X2 encodes the protein MYAASSHPGTSSSSSMEESHGIVIVGGGICGLATALALHRKGIASLVLEKSEALRVDGGSIGVHVNGWRVLEQLGVAAELRETANLVTALPNCFQVPRRVAGRKEEHPDTRQELRWLKRKDLLETMAKDIPAGAIRLGCHVTAIHPSDPGVVLTTTPAGGGGGGVIRAKVLIGCDGSNSVVAKYLGMSPSKPTPPRTYLRGFTTYRHGHPFGDRFLRLRGRRFFVGRSPMTDTRVSFFVACHVPSAATSSSSRVVDARDTRHAVLQKLRDQRCPAEVVEMVRDADPDSLNVVTRVWYRPPWQVALAAFRKGAVTVAGDAMHAMGSYIGQGGSAALEDALVLARSLARARAAAAGGRDDGDDEPFLLGAATAIREYVRERRLRVARLSLEAFVMGELLRAKSMATKLACMAILALLGTKALGHTNYDCGRL
- the LOC103627302 gene encoding monooxygenase 1 isoform X5, with product MAAPSASMSTDGAFWSSSGSPQSSGRLPTLSPPCPIVSRFHDVWQDEKKSTLTPVRKELRWLKRKDLLETMAKDIPAGAIRLGCHVTAIHPSDPGVVLTTTPAGGGGGGVIRAKVLIGCDGSNSVVAKYLGMSPSKPTPPRTYLRGFTTYRHGHPFGDRFLRLRGRRFFVGRSPMTDTRVSFFVACHVPSAATSSSSRVVDARDTRHAVLQKLRDQRCPAEVVEMVRDADPDSLNVVTRVWYRPPWQVALAAFRKGAVTVAGDAMHAMGSYIGQGGSAALEDALVLARSLARARAAAAGGRDDGDDEPFLLGAATAIREYVRERRLRVARLSLEAFVMGELLRAKSMATKLACMAILALLGTKALGHTNYDCGRL
- the LOC103627302 gene encoding monooxygenase 1 isoform X1, which produces MYAASSHPGTSSSSSMEESHGIVIVGGGICGLATALALHRKGIASLVLEKSEALRVDGGSIGVHVNGWRVLEQLGVAAELRETANLVTAFIRLRMPLISYQMPPDQIQNQRSLPNCFQVPRRVAGRKEEHPDTRQELRWLKRKDLLETMAKDIPAGAIRLGCHVTAIHPSDPGVVLTTTPAGGGGGGVIRAKVLIGCDGSNSVVAKYLGMSPSKPTPPRTYLRGFTTYRHGHPFGDRFLRLRGRRFFVGRSPMTDTRVSFFVACHVPSAATSSSSRVVDARDTRHAVLQKLRDQRCPAEVVEMVRDADPDSLNVVTRVWYRPPWQVALAAFRKGAVTVAGDAMHAMGSYIGQGGSAALEDALVLARSLARARAAAAGGRDDGDDEPFLLGAATAIREYVRERRLRVARLSLEAFVMGELLRAKSMATKLACMAILALLGTKALGHTNYDCGRL
- the LOC103627302 gene encoding monooxygenase 1 isoform X4, whose translation is MYAASSHPGTSSSSSMEESHGIVIVGGGICGLATALALHRKGIASLVLEKSEALRVDGGSIGVHVNGWRVLEQLGVAAELRETANLVTAKELRWLKRKDLLETMAKDIPAGAIRLGCHVTAIHPSDPGVVLTTTPAGGGGGGVIRAKVLIGCDGSNSVVAKYLGMSPSKPTPPRTYLRGFTTYRHGHPFGDRFLRLRGRRFFVGRSPMTDTRVSFFVACHVPSAATSSSSRVVDARDTRHAVLQKLRDQRCPAEVVEMVRDADPDSLNVVTRVWYRPPWQVALAAFRKGAVTVAGDAMHAMGSYIGQGGSAALEDALVLARSLARARAAAAGGRDDGDDEPFLLGAATAIREYVRERRLRVARLSLEAFVMGELLRAKSMATKLACMAILALLGTKALGHTNYDCGRL